In a genomic window of Halostella litorea:
- a CDS encoding glycosyltransferase family 4 protein has protein sequence MKEVALIAGPYLSPDSIKPWEHLHNNSEVDVTAFESKPSKFDTSTLSVPVEKLHWIDGKASLFGHKYFFAKALTKLRLPSNILTGIRKLSEYDVIHILENYHVFSLQAAIVARRSDTHLFMSAGENIPYPLYQRNPLQWWTKKFVNDSVDAVNTTTPMAKRALIHEGVDHKKISVIPNAVDTSKFKPTSDPDISDLSLPNDIEDSLNILFVHGLNEQKGVPYLLDAFEHIRTNFDARLILLGEDKLSEDRTEMIRNSDDIIWQERIPYSEMPKVYNISDISILPSVTMVNNQEQFGVAVIEAMACGLPTVVTDVGGLPYVVEAEETSKVIQERSVDQIVSALVELLESSQLRSRLGKNGRERAVSKFGKEVVADQLFEYYENSAE, from the coding sequence ATGAAAGAGGTTGCACTCATCGCAGGGCCGTACCTATCTCCTGATAGTATCAAACCATGGGAACATCTACACAACAACAGTGAGGTTGACGTCACTGCCTTCGAGAGCAAGCCATCGAAGTTCGATACATCAACCCTCTCTGTCCCCGTCGAAAAGTTACACTGGATCGACGGTAAAGCAAGTTTATTCGGCCATAAGTACTTCTTTGCGAAAGCTTTGACGAAACTCCGTCTCCCGTCTAATATCTTGACTGGAATCCGGAAACTGAGTGAGTACGACGTCATCCACATTCTGGAGAATTACCATGTGTTCTCGTTACAGGCCGCTATCGTTGCGCGGAGATCGGATACGCATCTCTTCATGTCAGCTGGGGAAAATATTCCATATCCACTGTACCAGCGAAATCCCCTGCAGTGGTGGACAAAGAAGTTCGTAAACGACTCCGTTGATGCAGTGAATACGACGACTCCAATGGCGAAACGGGCGCTGATCCACGAGGGGGTGGATCATAAGAAGATATCGGTGATCCCAAATGCCGTCGATACTTCGAAATTTAAACCAACCTCTGATCCCGATATTTCCGACCTGAGTCTACCAAATGATATCGAGGATTCGTTGAATATACTGTTCGTCCACGGTCTCAATGAACAGAAAGGAGTTCCGTATCTGTTGGATGCCTTCGAACATATCCGAACGAACTTTGACGCTCGCCTTATCCTTCTCGGTGAAGACAAACTGTCCGAAGATCGGACCGAGATGATACGAAATTCGGATGACATCATCTGGCAAGAACGTATTCCCTACTCGGAAATGCCCAAGGTATACAATATTTCCGACATATCTATCCTTCCGAGCGTGACGATGGTGAACAACCAAGAACAGTTCGGAGTAGCTGTCATCGAAGCGATGGCCTGTGGCTTACCGACGGTCGTTACCGACGTCGGCGGCCTCCCTTACGTCGTGGAGGCGGAAGAGACATCCAAGGTGATTCAGGAACGATCAGTCGATCAGATCGTGTCAGCTCTCGTAGAGTTGCTCGAATCCTCTCAACTACGAAGTAGACTGGGGAAGAATGGTCGAGAGCGGGCAGTCTCTAAATTCGGTAAAGAGGTCGTTGCAGACCAGCTTTTCGAATATTACGAGAACAGCGCAGAGTGA
- a CDS encoding IclR family transcriptional regulator translates to MAKTDDHPTIQSVDTAFRVIEELRDQEGAGVTELAESMDLPKSTVFNQLKTLREQALVVKENGEYHLGLRFLELGSFVKYKRDIYEKIEPKVEEIAEKTDERAHFVVEERRHAIHVHTKTGANAVENGTNAGTRRTDLHAVAAGKAILAHLPESELEAFLEENTLEAYTENTITDREQLHAELERVRERGYAQNDEESMLGLWALAAPIRYPNGKLLGVLSVSGPTHRMKGERMKNEIIDLLLGSSNEIEVNVTHAQQSS, encoded by the coding sequence ATGGCGAAAACCGACGACCACCCGACGATACAATCCGTTGATACCGCGTTCAGGGTGATCGAGGAACTTCGCGACCAGGAGGGGGCGGGCGTGACGGAGTTAGCCGAGAGCATGGACCTGCCGAAAAGCACCGTGTTCAACCAGCTCAAGACGCTACGCGAGCAAGCGCTGGTGGTAAAAGAGAACGGCGAGTATCACCTCGGGCTCCGGTTTCTGGAACTCGGAAGCTTCGTGAAGTACAAGCGGGACATCTACGAGAAAATAGAGCCGAAGGTCGAGGAGATCGCGGAGAAGACCGACGAACGAGCACACTTCGTCGTCGAGGAGCGTCGCCACGCGATCCACGTCCACACGAAGACCGGCGCGAACGCCGTGGAGAACGGCACGAACGCTGGGACGCGTCGGACCGACCTCCACGCGGTGGCGGCCGGGAAAGCGATCCTCGCTCACCTCCCCGAGTCGGAACTCGAAGCGTTCCTCGAAGAGAACACGCTGGAGGCGTACACGGAGAACACGATCACCGACCGGGAGCAACTCCACGCGGAACTCGAACGGGTCCGCGAACGGGGATACGCCCAGAACGACGAGGAGTCGATGCTTGGACTCTGGGCGCTCGCCGCGCCGATACGGTATCCGAACGGCAAGCTACTGGGCGTTCTGAGCGTCTCGGGACCAACACACCGGATGAAAGGCGAACGGATGAAAAACGAGATCATCGACCTCCTGCTCGGGAGTTCGAACGAGATCGAGGTCAACGTCACCCACGCCCAGCAGAGTTCGTGA
- a CDS encoding polysaccharide deacetylase family protein, whose translation MMSLSQTIWRSIGHLYHESRRYIDFSPVDRVILLYHSIGEKPWSETSVKEFEKQIQFLKNHYEIVDLDELFDTKRGVVLTFDDGYRDFYDTVVPLLEEYNVPATVFMNGAFIDDRSEILYSRLGVPEGEKGVIMSTDQVRELAEHDLVTIGNHTYSHPNLNDLSKTEIKEEIVRGKHVLEEEFDLTIERFAYPYGRYNEESHAVVEATHRCGLIADRSTNISSDPVLLPRVGAPATVTQLDWQLSRFADKFKRSLGL comes from the coding sequence ATGATGTCCCTCAGCCAAACTATTTGGCGATCCATCGGTCATCTCTACCATGAATCCAGACGATATATCGATTTCTCACCGGTTGACCGGGTCATCCTCCTATACCATTCGATAGGTGAGAAACCGTGGAGTGAAACATCAGTCAAGGAATTTGAAAAGCAAATCCAATTCCTGAAAAACCACTACGAGATCGTCGACCTTGATGAGCTGTTCGATACTAAGCGGGGGGTAGTGCTGACATTTGACGACGGCTACAGAGACTTCTACGACACTGTTGTCCCTCTCCTTGAAGAGTACAACGTACCGGCGACGGTATTCATGAACGGAGCGTTTATCGATGATCGTTCAGAGATATTGTATTCACGGCTGGGAGTCCCCGAGGGAGAGAAAGGCGTAATCATGAGTACAGACCAGGTCAGAGAGTTAGCAGAACACGACCTCGTTACCATCGGAAATCACACGTATTCACACCCCAACCTGAACGACCTCTCCAAAACGGAGATCAAGGAAGAAATCGTCAGGGGCAAACACGTATTGGAAGAGGAATTCGATCTAACGATTGAACGATTCGCGTATCCTTACGGGAGATATAACGAGGAGTCACACGCGGTCGTTGAAGCGACACATCGATGCGGCCTTATAGCGGATCGGTCGACCAACATCTCTTCGGATCCTGTTCTCTTGCCGCGAGTAGGTGCTCCAGCCACTGTAACACAATTAGACTGGCAACTCTCTCGGTTTGCCGATAAATTCAAGAGAAGCCTAGGTCTGTGA
- a CDS encoding VirB4 family type IV secretion system protein, whose protein sequence is MRLRDRLPFLGSRTEDVAEDGPNRETRQPEPMDSDGDEQDRHATTAGTATVAYEAGATSLDGIPDIHQSVVAPACIEHRSGAVRTGDTWTKSFWVSEFPDSPADGLFEGLYATAETRTTDISLHLAPRDTNATLDSLENQIEDLEADEEYLAEKRRAGARGVQKDLADYRELYDVLRNTQMKAFDASMYLTVRGDSEEDVNATAVANTARRSPANLTPVLPRWNQLATLSSGAPVAVDRLAESMETTVPVLGGAVGAMFPFVAGTFAEPGIEYGTYALNESPVILDRFNRETGYCTMVIGQLGAGKSFSTKLQLVRRAMYDPDTHIIMLDPLEGFAGVNEALGGERVTVGGKRGFNPLELQPTPESVLASVPDLDPWAEQITWVLTFFETFFAHVANNPLAERKQTLRRAVQVAYERQGITREPETHSNESPTVRTVISVLEDLLSEPGQFGYATEGEQESVRTDSQSLLKDLRPSFREGGDLANLAAPTELDLDSKVLYLDLNQEEGVRGRTETSLMMQVIFNAVYERAKQADEKVVFVVDEAHYLMGDSTSLEFLEMAVRHSRHYDLSLHFITQTGGEFSLTPEAQTIANLCSMTVIHRVQEETEKLAEWFGLSEREVEWVRSAKAGNEEDGFSEALLGVDGEGWFPLRVRASEYEAEMVD, encoded by the coding sequence ATGAGGCTTCGAGATAGACTGCCGTTTCTCGGCTCCAGGACGGAGGACGTTGCAGAAGACGGACCAAACAGGGAGACGAGACAGCCGGAACCGATGGATTCGGACGGCGACGAACAGGACCGCCACGCCACGACGGCGGGCACAGCGACAGTCGCCTACGAGGCGGGAGCGACGTCACTCGATGGGATCCCGGATATCCACCAGTCGGTCGTTGCGCCGGCGTGTATCGAACACCGCTCGGGGGCCGTCCGGACCGGCGATACGTGGACGAAGTCGTTCTGGGTCAGCGAGTTCCCTGACTCGCCGGCAGACGGACTCTTTGAGGGGCTGTACGCGACGGCGGAGACGCGGACCACGGACATCTCGCTGCATCTTGCACCGCGGGATACGAACGCTACCCTGGATTCGCTGGAGAACCAGATCGAGGACCTTGAGGCCGACGAGGAGTACCTCGCTGAGAAACGGCGAGCGGGCGCTCGCGGTGTGCAAAAGGATCTGGCGGACTACCGCGAACTCTACGACGTCCTGCGGAACACCCAGATGAAGGCCTTCGACGCGTCGATGTATCTCACCGTTCGCGGCGATAGCGAAGAGGACGTCAACGCGACTGCTGTGGCAAACACCGCACGACGCTCGCCGGCGAACCTCACGCCGGTCCTACCACGGTGGAACCAACTTGCGACGCTGTCGTCTGGCGCTCCCGTTGCTGTGGACCGGCTCGCGGAGTCGATGGAGACGACGGTTCCCGTGCTCGGCGGCGCGGTCGGTGCGATGTTTCCCTTCGTCGCCGGGACGTTTGCGGAGCCGGGTATCGAGTATGGCACCTACGCGCTGAACGAGAGCCCCGTAATTCTCGATCGGTTCAACCGCGAGACGGGATACTGTACAATGGTTATCGGGCAACTCGGCGCGGGCAAATCATTCTCGACGAAACTCCAGCTCGTCAGGCGGGCGATGTACGACCCGGACACCCATATCATCATGCTCGACCCGCTGGAGGGCTTTGCGGGCGTGAACGAGGCCCTCGGCGGCGAACGCGTCACGGTCGGCGGGAAGCGCGGGTTCAACCCGCTTGAACTGCAGCCGACGCCCGAGTCGGTGCTGGCGAGCGTCCCCGACCTCGACCCGTGGGCAGAACAGATCACGTGGGTCCTCACGTTCTTCGAGACGTTTTTCGCCCACGTCGCGAACAATCCCCTTGCGGAGCGAAAGCAAACGCTCAGGCGGGCCGTCCAGGTCGCCTACGAGCGCCAGGGGATCACGAGAGAGCCGGAGACGCATTCGAACGAGTCGCCGACCGTCCGCACCGTGATTTCGGTGTTGGAGGATCTACTTTCGGAGCCCGGACAGTTCGGGTACGCTACCGAGGGAGAACAGGAGAGTGTGCGCACCGATTCCCAGTCGCTGCTCAAAGACCTCCGCCCGTCGTTCCGAGAGGGTGGGGACCTGGCGAACCTGGCCGCGCCGACGGAGCTGGATTTGGACTCGAAGGTGCTCTATCTCGATTTGAACCAGGAAGAGGGCGTTCGTGGCCGGACCGAGACGAGTCTGATGATGCAGGTGATCTTCAACGCTGTATACGAGCGTGCGAAACAGGCCGACGAGAAGGTAGTTTTCGTCGTCGACGAGGCCCACTACCTGATGGGCGATTCGACATCATTGGAGTTCTTGGAGATGGCCGTCCGGCACAGCAGACACTACGACCTGTCGTTGCACTTTATCACGCAGACTGGCGGTGAGTTCTCCCTGACGCCCGAAGCCCAGACGATCGCGAATCTCTGTTCGATGACGGTGATTCATCGTGTGCAGGAGGAAACAGAGAAACTCGCGGAGTGGTTCGGGTTGAGCGAGCGTGAAGTAGAGTGGGTACGGAGCGCGAAGGCTGGCAACGAAGAAGACGGATTCTCGGAGGCGTTGTTGGGGGTTGACGGAGAAGGGTGGTTTCCGTTGCGGGTGCGGGCGAGTGAGTACGAGGCTGAGATGGTCGATTGA
- a CDS encoding TIGR00366 family protein, with product MATETDTTDAGQGDAEEDFVPFLGQFFPESLTLAALLAVLALLATTPYLGVVEQFELFSTGFFALFTVQMPLILLWVLSATIVESERMGRAFDWLVGVLPTGSQGAVIYATGVVALVFGWINWALGLIGAFWIGRRLCQRAEAAGTRVHYPAVLTAALLSLVVTNVGLSSPGALMMADSSGTTNFLVDPEVGDVVVNMVPFLTHPATAISVVVFVLTLPALLAVLAPSAEADRTPVSAFADVGRGSIAEALDYYSPPPREDWVFADRLEQSRAIAVVTFLLGAISFGGYFLEGGRLTLLWLLFGLMMVGILVHGRPMAFAEKVTDATRWANHVAIPFLLYAVVFALLSAAGLYAGIGDAFAATGFTQAVSYLAALVLGTFVPSPGSVWVIQGPALVAAGADLVPSLVSVMYGAGVSNLWLGFLFVGIITTVYGFDWREYVRYAAAVTAYVSLVVIALLIAF from the coding sequence ATGGCAACCGAAACCGACACCACGGACGCCGGTCAGGGAGACGCCGAGGAGGACTTCGTTCCGTTCCTCGGGCAGTTCTTCCCGGAATCGCTGACGCTTGCGGCGCTGCTCGCGGTCCTGGCGCTGCTCGCGACGACGCCTTACCTCGGCGTCGTCGAACAGTTCGAACTGTTCTCGACTGGGTTCTTCGCGCTGTTTACGGTCCAGATGCCGCTCATCCTCCTGTGGGTCCTCTCGGCGACTATCGTCGAGTCCGAACGGATGGGGCGGGCCTTCGACTGGCTCGTCGGCGTCCTCCCGACGGGGAGTCAGGGGGCGGTTATCTACGCCACCGGCGTCGTCGCGCTGGTGTTCGGGTGGATCAACTGGGCGCTCGGGCTCATCGGCGCGTTCTGGATCGGGCGACGGCTCTGTCAGCGCGCGGAGGCGGCCGGGACCCGCGTCCACTACCCGGCGGTGCTGACCGCGGCGCTGCTCTCGCTCGTCGTCACGAACGTCGGCCTTTCGAGTCCCGGCGCGCTCATGATGGCCGATAGCTCCGGGACGACGAACTTCCTCGTCGATCCGGAGGTCGGGGACGTCGTCGTCAACATGGTGCCGTTCCTGACGCATCCGGCGACCGCCATCTCCGTCGTCGTCTTCGTGCTCACCCTGCCCGCGCTGCTGGCGGTTCTCGCGCCGAGCGCCGAGGCCGACCGCACGCCGGTTTCGGCCTTCGCCGACGTTGGCCGGGGGAGCATCGCGGAGGCGCTCGATTACTACTCGCCGCCGCCCCGCGAGGACTGGGTGTTCGCCGACAGGCTCGAACAGTCCCGGGCGATCGCCGTCGTCACGTTCCTGCTGGGTGCGATCTCGTTCGGCGGGTACTTCCTCGAGGGCGGGCGGTTGACGCTGCTGTGGCTCCTGTTCGGGCTGATGATGGTCGGGATCCTCGTCCACGGGCGGCCGATGGCCTTCGCGGAGAAGGTCACCGATGCGACGCGGTGGGCGAACCACGTCGCGATCCCGTTCCTGCTGTACGCCGTCGTGTTCGCGCTGCTGTCGGCGGCGGGGCTGTACGCGGGCATCGGCGACGCGTTCGCCGCGACCGGGTTCACGCAGGCCGTCTCCTACCTCGCGGCGCTCGTCCTCGGCACGTTCGTCCCCAGTCCCGGGTCGGTCTGGGTCATCCAGGGGCCCGCGCTCGTCGCGGCCGGGGCCGACCTGGTCCCGTCGCTCGTCTCCGTGATGTATGGGGCTGGCGTCTCGAACCTCTGGCTCGGCTTCCTGTTCGTCGGGATCATCACGACGGTGTACGGGTTCGACTGGCGTGAGTACGTCAGGTACGCGGCCGCCGTGACCGCCTACGTCTCCCTCGTCGTGATCGCGTTGCTGATCGCGTTCTAA
- a CDS encoding short-chain fatty acid transporter, whose product MSTSTNRGLFTRLGDGASALVQRFLPDAFIFALMLTFLTMILAVLLTDKGPVGVVTHWGEGFWYVLAFSMQASLALLTGWAFADSPPIKRVLGRIADIPSTQRQAIFATAVVGQLFGLFHWGVVLVAGAIFAREIGIAMEQKGIDVHYPLLVATGYAGLLPWHQGLSGASLLLVATPDHFLAGEIGVIPVSQTIFNPANLIIVAGVVLVTVVVMPLMAPDKKENVITVPEDQLQKVQQPVTDGGGEAASPHRLRDAGYKRLLLDTKAVGVGLGLLIWAYLGYMFATNDFMDVFNLNIFISVMFGLGFIFHGTLRSYIDVFRDAIRGASQILIQFQFYGGIMGIMAWSGLATLIAQTAAQYSTETTWYLAAFLSAGTVNFFVPSGGGQWVVTGQVMIDAAQGIPGVALDKTMIAFAMGDQWTNMIQPFWALPALGIAGLSIRDIMGYVGVLFLFSGAVMGVGALLMGLGVL is encoded by the coding sequence ATGAGTACAAGTACGAACAGGGGGCTCTTCACGAGGCTCGGCGACGGTGCAAGTGCGCTCGTCCAGCGGTTCCTGCCCGACGCGTTCATCTTCGCGCTGATGCTCACGTTCCTGACGATGATCCTCGCGGTCCTCCTCACCGACAAGGGGCCAGTAGGCGTCGTCACGCACTGGGGCGAGGGGTTCTGGTACGTCCTCGCCTTCTCGATGCAGGCCTCGCTGGCCCTGCTCACGGGGTGGGCCTTCGCCGACTCACCGCCGATCAAACGCGTACTGGGGAGAATCGCGGACATCCCGAGCACGCAGCGGCAGGCGATATTCGCGACCGCGGTCGTCGGACAGCTGTTCGGGCTGTTCCACTGGGGCGTCGTGCTCGTCGCGGGGGCGATCTTCGCCCGCGAGATCGGGATCGCGATGGAACAGAAGGGGATCGACGTCCACTACCCGCTGCTGGTCGCGACGGGCTATGCCGGACTGTTGCCGTGGCACCAGGGGCTCTCCGGCGCGTCGCTGCTGCTGGTCGCGACGCCCGATCACTTCCTCGCGGGCGAGATCGGCGTCATTCCGGTGTCACAGACGATCTTCAACCCCGCGAACCTGATCATCGTCGCCGGCGTCGTGCTGGTGACGGTCGTCGTCATGCCGTTGATGGCCCCGGACAAGAAGGAGAACGTGATCACCGTTCCCGAGGACCAGCTCCAGAAGGTCCAGCAACCGGTCACGGACGGGGGCGGCGAGGCGGCGAGCCCCCACCGTCTCCGGGATGCCGGCTACAAGCGGCTCCTGTTGGACACCAAGGCGGTCGGCGTCGGCCTCGGGTTGCTCATCTGGGCGTATCTGGGCTACATGTTCGCGACGAACGACTTCATGGACGTGTTCAACCTGAACATCTTCATCTCCGTGATGTTCGGGCTCGGGTTCATTTTCCACGGGACCCTCCGGAGTTACATCGACGTGTTCCGGGACGCGATACGGGGTGCGAGCCAGATCCTCATCCAGTTCCAGTTCTACGGCGGGATCATGGGGATCATGGCGTGGTCGGGGCTCGCGACGCTCATCGCGCAGACGGCCGCCCAGTACTCCACGGAGACCACGTGGTACCTCGCGGCGTTCCTCTCGGCGGGCACCGTCAACTTCTTCGTCCCCTCCGGCGGCGGCCAGTGGGTCGTCACGGGCCAGGTGATGATCGACGCCGCGCAGGGCATCCCCGGCGTCGCCCTCGACAAGACGATGATCGCGTTCGCGATGGGCGACCAGTGGACGAACATGATCCAGCCCTTCTGGGCGCTCCCCGCCCTCGGCATCGCGGGGCTGTCGATACGGGACATCATGGGCTACGTCGGTGTGCTGTTCCTGTTCAGCGGCGCAGTGATGGGCGTCGGTGCGCTGCTCATGGGACTGGGGGTACTCTAG
- a CDS encoding sulfite exporter TauE/SafE family protein: MVIGVPLELALVLVAIALVSGVGCTTIGPGGIFVTVALYLLTPLSSAEVAGTAHVTFIAVGVLGAAAYARSGELASTDGPLLAGILSGTSILGAVAGARMNTYVSRRLFGIVLGVVAGVTGVALLYRRRTELDSVVALDPGEWRGRVAFGTLGFSLGVTAGLVGVGGPVFAVPALVLFGVPMLLAVAVAQVQAVFISGFATAEYLTQDAVSGRYALLVGVPLVVGALGGWVVAHRVDPDRLKAALGVVLIGVGLYLVVFPPG; encoded by the coding sequence ATGGTCATCGGCGTCCCGCTCGAACTGGCGCTGGTGTTGGTCGCGATCGCATTGGTTTCGGGAGTCGGCTGTACGACGATCGGGCCGGGCGGGATCTTCGTCACGGTCGCGCTGTACCTGCTGACGCCGCTCTCGTCCGCCGAGGTCGCGGGGACGGCACATGTCACGTTCATCGCCGTGGGCGTGCTCGGCGCGGCCGCGTACGCTCGGTCGGGGGAGTTAGCCAGTACGGACGGTCCTCTGCTGGCGGGGATCCTGAGCGGAACGAGCATCCTCGGCGCGGTCGCCGGTGCCCGGATGAACACCTACGTCTCCAGGCGGCTGTTCGGCATCGTCCTCGGCGTGGTCGCCGGGGTCACCGGGGTCGCCTTGCTCTACCGCCGACGGACCGAACTGGACTCGGTCGTCGCCCTCGACCCTGGCGAGTGGCGCGGCAGAGTCGCGTTCGGGACGCTCGGGTTCTCGCTCGGCGTGACGGCCGGCCTCGTCGGCGTCGGCGGCCCCGTCTTCGCCGTGCCGGCGCTGGTGCTGTTCGGCGTGCCGATGCTGCTCGCGGTCGCCGTCGCGCAGGTGCAGGCCGTCTTTATCTCGGGGTTCGCGACCGCGGAGTACCTCACACAGGACGCCGTCTCGGGCCGTTACGCGCTCCTCGTCGGCGTTCCGCTCGTGGTCGGCGCGCTCGGCGGGTGGGTCGTCGCCCACCGCGTCGACCCGGACCGGCTGAAAGCCGCGCTCGGCGTCGTCCTGATCGGCGTCGGTCTGTATCTCGTCGTGTTTCCGCCGGGATAG
- a CDS encoding sulfatase family protein, with protein MNVVVIVIDALRASDVGYMGRSEEITPNIDSLAERSLVFENCFSMSNYTDACMSSIFSGKAPREHGVTHHGTAYTKDNLSRINERNTDFLPEILAESGYETIGVDWMGRWHSWGYDTYGVDDTGAEGDEEAIGEMLRQKLMSKVKELPEPILRPLLSQYYNRFGRRDLRVDCEELTDIAIRRLDSVQEPFFLMTHYWDVHPPYIPPEEHKAMFDHEDGDNLSKYFGPDAKGPLSAEYQMYARGEHETMGDAKEAYDGTVRWVDQQIGRLIDYLERKELMEDTMIVLTADHGHNFGEHGIFSDNSGLYDTSIHVPLVVHHPEKPAERVSGIVQHIDIVPTVLDSLGLEMPDNLRGNVLPAVHEFAFAETIEQTMAMIRTEDWKLIQTRKREDLKSEYWYQEDGEFELYDLDEDPNERRNVADQNPSTVRYLRKQLDRELERQINTVEAESSKSAEIDEDELDSIQERLEALGYAERDNT; from the coding sequence ATGAATGTAGTTGTCATCGTTATTGATGCGCTGAGAGCTTCTGACGTCGGATATATGGGACGATCCGAGGAGATCACTCCGAATATCGACTCTCTCGCCGAACGATCGCTTGTATTTGAGAACTGCTTCTCAATGTCGAACTATACGGATGCGTGTATGTCAAGTATTTTTTCCGGGAAGGCGCCGCGAGAGCACGGCGTCACTCATCACGGTACCGCGTACACCAAAGATAATCTGAGCCGCATAAACGAGCGAAACACCGATTTCCTCCCCGAAATCCTGGCTGAGAGTGGATACGAGACGATTGGTGTCGATTGGATGGGTCGTTGGCATAGTTGGGGATACGATACGTACGGTGTCGATGACACGGGTGCAGAGGGTGATGAGGAGGCGATCGGAGAGATGTTACGGCAGAAACTGATGAGCAAGGTCAAGGAACTCCCAGAGCCTATACTACGACCTCTCCTCTCTCAGTACTACAATCGGTTCGGTCGGAGAGATCTCAGAGTTGACTGTGAGGAGCTGACCGACATCGCTATTCGACGGTTGGACTCGGTACAGGAACCATTTTTCCTGATGACTCACTACTGGGACGTCCATCCCCCCTACATTCCACCCGAAGAACACAAAGCAATGTTCGATCACGAAGATGGCGATAACCTTTCGAAATATTTCGGTCCAGACGCGAAAGGACCACTTTCCGCCGAGTATCAGATGTATGCACGGGGAGAGCACGAAACAATGGGGGATGCGAAGGAGGCATACGACGGAACCGTCCGATGGGTCGATCAACAGATCGGTAGATTGATCGACTATCTTGAAAGAAAGGAGTTGATGGAAGATACCATGATCGTGCTTACTGCTGACCACGGTCACAATTTCGGAGAACACGGTATCTTCTCAGATAACTCTGGACTCTACGACACTTCGATCCACGTTCCACTCGTCGTCCATCATCCGGAAAAACCCGCGGAACGGGTGAGCGGTATCGTCCAGCATATCGACATCGTTCCGACCGTTTTGGACTCTCTAGGGCTCGAAATGCCTGATAACTTACGGGGTAACGTCCTCCCTGCAGTCCACGAGTTCGCCTTCGCGGAGACGATCGAACAGACGATGGCCATGATTCGTACGGAAGACTGGAAATTAATCCAAACGAGAAAGAGAGAAGATCTGAAGTCGGAATACTGGTACCAGGAAGACGGCGAATTCGAACTCTATGATCTGGATGAAGATCCGAATGAACGGAGAAACGTAGCTGATCAGAACCCTTCCACCGTCCGTTATCTTCGGAAACAGCTAGACCGCGAGTTAGAACGGCAAATAAACACAGTCGAGGCCGAATCCTCGAAGTCGGCCGAAATTGACGAGGATGAACTCGACAGTATTCAGGAACGGCTAGAAGCCTTGGGATATGCCGAGAGAGACAACACATGA